A region from the Dermacentor andersoni chromosome 11, qqDerAnde1_hic_scaffold, whole genome shotgun sequence genome encodes:
- the LOC126539493 gene encoding uncharacterized protein codes for MKYGFITASSLSLILGFTLFWLKTRRNARSKAVPTSLLTSSLSDEFLSSRVPSCSSYELPPETSSSESDCDVICASAGEARRPSRTVTTRTTTKKTSSSSTRTACVRVGVDDYREGDEDEKGASSDDSGVVGDGAGGDASPNKRLLILKRLKEHGAVLPVKGVDINEISKKAKQFRARPTLK; via the exons ATGAAGTACGGCTTCATAACTGCCAGCTCGCTGTCGCTGATTCTGGGGTTCACTCTCTTCTGGCTGAAAACAAGAAGAAATGCCCGTTCAAAG GCCGTGCCGACTTCCTTGCTGACGTCGTCGCTCTCCGACGAGTTTCTCTCTTCGCGGGTCCCGAGCTGCAGTTCATACGAGCTTCCTCCAGAAACCTCGTCGTCTGAGAGTGACTGCGACGTTATTTGCGCTAGCGCTGGCGAAGCTCGCCGGCCGTCTCGCAcggtgacgacgaggacgacgacaaaGAAGACTTCGTCTTCTTCGACCAGGACTGCGTGCGTGCGCGTCGGTGTAGACGATTATAGAGAAGGCGACGAGGACGAAAAAGGCGCTTccagcgacgacagcggcgtgGTGGGTGACGGCGCCGGCGGGGACGCCTCGCCCAACAAGCGCCTGCTGATTTTGAAGCGCCTCAAGGAGCACGGAGCCGTGCTACCCGTAAAGGGCGTCGACATA aatGAGATCTCAAAAAAGGCCAAACAATTTCGCGCAAGACCAACGCTCAAGTGA